The Saprospiraceae bacterium genomic interval GAAAATGCAAAACCTTATAGATGGGCACACTTCTGAATCCTGGAAGAGAATGTTCCTGCATCCAACTTCGTAAATTTTTGAATGCGCTGGTTTCGAGTAATCTGGATTTAATTTTAGAATTCCGGGATATCAAGGTACGTGTTTAAATTTTGTTGGACAAAATCCGGTATCGATATTTTTTTACCAGAACCAGCATTTAAAAAACATAAAATCACATGGGCAGCATTCAATAATTTATGTTGCTCATTAAAAATTTCTGTATCAAAGCGGATCTGATCATTCACCGGCCAACGCACCGATGTATGAACATCCAATAAATCATCATATCTGGCAGGTCTTAGAAATCGAACGTGCATACTGACTACAGGCATCCAAATGCCGTGCTCTTTTTCCAGATCAGCATACCTGATTCCCATGGCGCGCATGGCTTCCACTCTGCCCATCTCAAAATATTGGGAGTAATTTCCATAATATACATAACCCATCTGATCGGTTTCACTGTATCGAACGCGGATTTGAATATGGTGCTTAAACATCTTTTGTTGAATGCGTTTTGAGATGTTATTGCAAAATCATGATTTTTCCCTAAGTACCGGGCACGACATACAATGCGGTCCTCCCCGTGCTCTGGAAAGTTCGCTGGAAGGCAGTGTAATGATAGTATTGTGAATTTGCTCCGGGTCAAAATCGGTATGGAGTAACTCCTTGGCATGAATGATTTTATAACCTGCATTTTTAAATGCCGTCTCTGTAAGCGGATTTCTGTCGTAAGTGAGAGCAACCCCGGGTCTAATTGTTAGTAAATTGCAGCCGTCTGTCCATTGTTCTCTTTCCTGGTAAGGAGACTCCCCGTTCCCGCTCCAGATAAATTCAATGTTGGGGCTTATTTCATCGTGCATAAAATCAATAACCGATGGATATTCCACA includes:
- a CDS encoding acyl-CoA thioesterase yields the protein MFKHHIQIRVRYSETDQMGYVYYGNYSQYFEMGRVEAMRAMGIRYADLEKEHGIWMPVVSMHVRFLRPARYDDLLDVHTSVRWPVNDQIRFDTEIFNEQHKLLNAAHVILCFLNAGSGKKISIPDFVQQNLNTYLDIPEF